The segment AGTGAAATTCAGCCTGTCAGGGATTAATCAGGCGCTTATCTGAGTGTATTCCTCGGCCAGTTCCTTTTCGGTCTCGCTTTGAGGAAGCAGCAGACTGCCGACGACACAGATGGCAAAATTAACCGCCAGCCCTATAATACCTCCATGCACACCGGCTATTGTGCCCATGCCGGCTATTGTCATGCCGCCGCCGATAATGCTGCCGACAAGCATGCCGACGAGCACGGCTTTGCCATTTAACCGTTCCCAGTAAAGGCCCAGCATGAAAGCCGGAGCTATCTGCGTCATAATCTCCAGTTTGAGCACAAATATTTCGTAAAGAGTTCCGGGCGGAAACCAGGCCACCAGTATCAAAAGACCGACCAGCACGATGCCGCCTATCTTGCCGACGAGCACCTGTTTTTTCTCCGAGGCATCAGGGTTTATATGTCGGGCATAAAGATCATTCGATATGAGCGAGGAAATGGCCAGAATGATCGAATCGGCGGTGGACATGATAGCTCCCATGATTCCGCAGAAAAGTAGCAGCATGAGAAAGTAATGAAAACCTGACTGACCGGCTATTCGGGCCGCCATCATGCCGATCAGCTCTTCAGCCTCCATCTCGCCCAGACCGGGAAATTCTTTAAGGCCGATTATGCCGACCACGAAAACGACACCGGTGGTCAAAAAGGGCATCCAGGCCATCCTCTTGAAGCTCTTTTTGAGCGTGGCCTCGCTTTCAGCTGCATAAATACGCTGAATGGCGTGAGGATACATGGTCGCTCCAAAGGCTGTCAGCATAAGCATGCTCAGCCAGTTCACCGCCGAAGTGGTATCGGGAGCTCCCACCCGGTCGGGAAAGTTTTGAGCGGCGAATTCAGTCGCTTCGCCCAGGCCGCCGATAACAGTAAAGGAGAAAAATAAGAGTCCAAAAACCCCTAAAAGCAGCAAAACTCCATTGAAGGTATCGGCAATAGCCACAGCCTGCATGCCGCCCAGCCATTCGTAAAGGAGCATGATCACCACCAGAAACAGCACCCCGAACTGATAGGGAACCACGCCGGCGGTAAGACCCGCAACCGCATGGCCTATGGCCACAAGCTGCTCGAGCAAGAAATTCGAAAGACCATAAAGCATTATCAAAACCGCCACAAAACTGACCAGCTCGGAACCAAAACGGTGCTGAAACCAGTCTACAGGCGTGATAAAATCATGTTTTTTGGATATATGATGAAGTCTTGGAGCGTAAAGCATATATCCTGCCAGCACAACGATCATAAAAGGAATAGACTGCAGCCAGGTGAAACCGATACGATAGGCCTGAGGCGCATAACCTATCACCGTATTGCCGCTGTACTGCGAGGCATAAAGGGTAAAGAAAAGCACAATGGTACCAAGACCACCGCCGGCCACGTAAAAACTATGTTTCGAATCTTTGCTGACAAAACGCGATATGTAGATACCCATGCCCAGAATTATCAGAGGCCAGACGATCAAAACTGCCACACCATGCCAGCCTACGACAAAATCGAGTTCCTCCAAGGTCATTCCTCCTGTTTGATTATTTAACTTTGATTATTTAATCACCCGTAAATTCACCCGCTCAGTTGTCCGGATTGTATTCGTCCTCATATTCCTCTTCTAAATCTTCCATATCCCAGAGCCTGGTCATCATGTAAACAAGCCAGGCAGATATGCCTACGGCTGAAAGCAGCGAGACAAAAGCCCAGTAGGGAAACCCCAGTATAATAGGCTCATAGCTACCTTCGGTGTAAAACCAGGGAACGTTGATCATGATCAGGATCAAAAAGATCAACCAGGCCCACCAGTAATCCAGAGGCTCTTTGTAGCGGTCGTTCTTTTTAATCTTCCTTCCCCCCTTTCCCTATTAATCTCGTTAGAATCGAAAATTATCAACAGGTTTATATTTAATCTTACTCACTATTATATATTCAACGTGCTGAATTTGTAAAGGGGTTTTTTGTCCGGCGGTTTAAAAGGTCAGGCCGGGGGCCAGATAGGCCTGCACCCCCGATTCATCGATATTGCCGGCTATTCCCATGCTGATTCTGGCCGGTGCCCGACCGTAGGAAAGCTCCATATCGAGAGAGAGCTCAAGACCATAGCCGGCCATAAAATCGTCCACTTCGTCGCCGGATATATCGCCGCCTTCGGCGAAAGCAGCCAGGCTCACCTCATCGAAGAAAACGGGGGTGGTGCCCATGCCCCGGCCGATATCGGTCAGAGGAAATCTGTATTCCCCTCTGAAATAGAGAAGCTGACTGCCTTCTTTTCTGTCCCCCTCGCTGTAGCCGCGAATGGGATACTGTCCAAAAACTCCTCCCAGCTCGAAAAATTCCTCGAGTTCAGCTCCGGCCGCCGAACCACGCAGCCTGATACGATGATTATTGGGAAATTCGAAAAATTCCCGCCAGTCAAATTGACCATAAATGTTGTGTTCATCATCAAAATAAGCATCGCCGGCCCGCAGGGTAAGATTGCGGGTGGTGACCATGGAATCGCGGCCGGTCTGACTTAGATAATCGAGCTGACTGAAACCGCGATATTCTTCGTTCAGGCCGTCCTCGCGCAAATTATCGCGCAGATAGGAAGTTCCAAATCCCAGGTTTAATCTGCTGAAAGGAGCGCTGCGAATGGGAGTCTGGGCCATCAGGGTATGCTGATCGCGATAATGATATTTGCTGTCATCCATTCTGCGCCCGGCCCAGCGCTGACTCTGCTGGAGAATGTCGAAGCGGCCGGCCTCCAGTTCAAGATTCCAGTCAAAACTTACGGGATAATCATAATCGCCGCCGTCATATTCCACCGATCCCTGATAATGCATTTTATTCAAAGGATCACGACCGCCCACCGTAATTCCGGCATAGCTGCCGCCGGTGCCGATAAAAAAGCTGGGGAAAAAGTAGCGGGGAGCCATATAGTCAAGCCGGCTGTAATCTCTGCTCTCCGGCGGGGCCTCGCTTTTAAATTCATCTCTTTTTTCCTCTTCCAAAAAAGCATAATCATCATAAATATCGACGTTTCTGCTCACTGCTGCAGCCGAATCCAATCTGTAAATATCAAAACCGCGCTCCGAATAACCGGTATAATAAAGATCGAATGATTTTTCCGCTCCACCGTCGGCAGGAGTAAAGGATTCCGCCGCCAGCGGATCAAAAGCACCGGTGAGTTCCCGGGTGAGCTGCTGGATCTCTTCTTTTTCAAGATCATAACTATAAAGATTATAAATACCATTACGATCCGAACTAAAAAGAACCTGATTTCCCTCCGGAGTCCAGGCCGGCGATAAAACCGCTTCCCGTCCCCGGGTTATCCGGCGGCGCTCCTCATTTTCCAGGTCGTAAATATAAAGATCCTGAAAACCGCCCGGAGACCAGCTGACCAGAGCCAGTCTGTCTCCGTCTAAAGCCAGGGAGAGATGCAGAAACTGCTCTCCGTTTTCAGCCTCGATCACAACCTCGCTCTCTCCGTTTTCAGCCTGCAGATCCATTTCAACCACCCGCGATTTTCCATCCTGACGGGTGATATAATAAACCCTGTCTTCACCCGCGGCCGGGCTGTGAGCCCGGGAGCCTTCAGTCAAGCGCTCGCTTTCGTCCTCTTCTCTGTCGTAGCGATAGAGATCATAAAATTCATATTTTTGTTCATAAATATCCAGCCGCGAATAAATCAAATCACCATCAGCCGTAAAACTGTGACCGGTGGGGGCGAAAATTCCCGGTTTGAGCATCTCGTCCTCGCCCGTTTCGATATTGTATTCCCTCAGCCCGGGAAAATGTCCGCCGCTGTGATAATAGATAATGCTCTCACCCTCCGGATCCAGAGCCGGCTGATGAACCTCAAAACCTATCTCAGTAAGCGGCTCTCCCCGGACCAGGCCCTCAGCTTCCAGCTCATCAGCCTGACGCTGGTATTTTTCCCGCATCTCCTGCTGCCATTCCTCAAAAATCTCTTCAGCGCTCTGCTGATATACTTCATAAAAAGTGGCATTGATATTCTGACCGGGATCCCGGGCGAACACCTCGCTGACTTCCAGCAGTTTATCCTTGCCGTCGCGCCTTTCCAGATAATCAAAAATGGAAGCGCCGTAAATGTAAACAGCCTGTCCACCCGGTGGCCAGCCGTTATGATCATACTGACCGTGAATCTGATCAAAGCGGTAAAGATCATCCTCCAGAAAAGCTGTCCTAATATACATATCATAAACAGCATCCTCGGCCCTACCGCCGCCTGTAAGATGGGTCTCGGCTAAAATTGCATAACCTTCCAGCATCCAGTAAGGCTGCATCATGTTGGGATAGGTATATGAAGGGACCTCGCCGAAAATTCTGCGGAGGTTTTCAGCCCCCTCCGAGCGAATGTTAAGATGCAGGATATGGGCATATTCATGAGCAATCAGCATCTTAAGCCAGCTCTCATAGCTGCTGCCGAACTGTCGCTGCAGCGGATGACTTAAATTTATCTCGATATGATCGCGGAGATAAGGAGTGCTGAGGCCGTAAGCCATATCAGCATCATCTCTAATGATCATATGAGTAATATCATCGCGTTCATAGGTTTCATAGCTGGTCAGCTCCCGGTGAACCTCCTCGGCTATTCCGGCTGCTTTACGGGCCTGAGCTTCCAGGCGGGCCGGATAATGCACGGCAAAATTTTCGGTGCTGAAAGTCTGCCAGTTTTCAGCTGCCGCTCTTTCCCCGCCCGGTCCCACCAGCAAAAAAACGGTGAATACCGCAAGCAAAAAGATAAAAACAGTCAGTAAATTCTTTTTCGCGATCTTTCCCTCTGTCAGCAATTAGCTCACCTCAAAACGATTTTAATTTGAAAGACGATCATCTTGAAAGAAGATCAACAAAAATAGCTCTGGCTAAATTATACCACAAATCGCCATTTTATTTAATGATAATAATCTCAGCCCGCCCGGCTTTTAGAGTCTGCAGGGTTCTAAATTTTATAATCAGACAGGAATTTAGCTTTTCAAAGAGAATGAATTTAAAGATAGGTTTTTTACAATTCAAGAAATGAGGGATATTATGATAACCCCCCAGGTCAAAGTGCACCGGGAAAAAAGCTTTGCCCTGACCGCTCAAATGCACGAACACGCTGTGACATTTCCGGACTACAGCCGCCGGGAGATCAGAAACCGCCTGGAAAAATACGTGCCCCTGGGCCGGAAGCTTCCCCATCTAACCATCTACCTCTGCAGCCTGGGTTTTGATACACCGCCGGATAATATCAGGGCGGCCGTCAAAGCCGCCCGCGAGATTAAAAAAGGCCAATTTTAAAGTTTTTTTTATCCATGTTACCACCTCTTCCGTCCTGTTAATTAATTTTTCGCAATTTTCCTGATTCAAAAACTCAGCCAGCTGAAAAAGCCCGCCGGAGAGCAAAAAAGAAAAGGATCGAAACTTCCCGGCGGGCTCGTAGCTATGATATCCGGTTGTATCTCAGTTTAGATCCAGCAGCGCGTTTTTTGGCAACTATGCGGTCATGTTACTCGTGCAAAATTTCCTCTACATCCTCTTCGCTCTCTATCTCAAAAATGCTGTCCCTGATCTCGACAAGTTCCTCTCTGGGAGTGTTACCAATTCTATCAGTCAGGTCGGAAGAAAGCTCACCCAGCCTCATTTCCAGAAGCTTCTCAACAGTTTCTCTAAGTTCCTCTATTCTGCCTTTCTCTTTGCCATGCTCGAAACCTTCTTCCTTGAGTTCATCTGCAAGAGTTTTCACTCTATCCCTCCACTCAAGCTGACAAATTTCCTCTTACTCACTCAAAATTTCCTCGGCCTCTTCCAGGCTATCGATATTGAAGAAATTTTCCCTGAGCTTTTTCAAATCTTCCATGCTGCTAGCTTCTATTTTCTCTTCCAGATCCTCTGAAAGCACCCCAAATCTACCTTCAAGGAATGTAACAAGGGTATCTATCAATTCTTCCCGTCTCCCCTTCTCTTTACCTTCTTCAAAACCTTCCTGTTTAGCTTCTTCCTTTAGCTCATCTGCAAGAGTTTTCACTCTATCCCTCCCTTCGGGCTCATACTTTCTAGCAATGTCTATGACCTTAGCCGAATCTATCTCTTCTTCTGCGTCCTTGTCCTGCAGTACATAAAGATAGACGCTGTAATAGAAGTCATCCTCCCCGGACCTTTCCACGTACTCGCTTACGTTTTTGAGAAATTCGTCGAAAAGTTCCAGAAAAATTTCTCCCTTTTCCCGCACAATGCTCAATACTTCGATGTAGAACCTGAGCTTGGGGACTGTCATCCCGGGCATCACTTCCACTAAATCCTCCAGCGTGTAAAGATAGCACTCAAACTCGGGTATTATCTCCTCAGCCCAGTCCGTCTCGCCCATGATCAATTCCGAGAGCTTCGTTGGAGCCGTCCAGTCCTCCCGGCCGTGGTAGAAAAGGATGGGAATGATCAAGGGGATATCCCCATCCTCATTCATCTTATCATCCCAGATCGCCATGTAGTACTTCAAGAGCTGGTAGATCGTGTCCCTCTCCATCTTGCTTTTGTGCTCGAAGAGATAGGCTACATAAGCTTTTTGGCCGCCCTCAAGCTCAACGCTGAACACCCGGTCGGAGGAAAACCTGTCGAACCTCTCGTCGACATAGCTGGTATCCTCGCTTTTTATAGTATCCAGCTTCATCCTCTCCTGGAACTTATCGGGCAATCTGAGTTCGATGAATTCTCTCGCCGCCTCAGCGTCGCCCAAAGCTCTTATGAAAAGCCCATCATGCGGCTTGTTAATGATATCATACCTGTCTAAAAATTTCAGCAATTTACGCCCTGCCCTCATTTATAACTTCCTGTTTCACCCCTGTGTCCCTTCCAAATCCCCTAAAAAAGAAAAAGCCCCCGTTACAGGGCTCGTGTTTCTATCAAACCTGATCCTAACCTCTGACTGTAACTTCCATCTTCATCTCACTATCACCCATCTTCACACTTATCTACATCCCATCCACACCTTCGATAAGAACCATTATGTATTTCTCGCGGTACTTTTTTACTATGTTCAATAATATTATAAACTCAATTCTCACAAATTTTAATGATGGAGCAATTATGTCGATGATGCTGCGATGACGCCTGACTTTTCCCCTCTAATTTCTTTGCGGGAAAGGGGAATAATTCCAGTCCAGTTCGATCTCTTCAGCCAGGCCGGATCGGTTAAAATAATGATTTTTGAGCCTTTTTACAACCCCTTTTATATCCTCTCTTTCGATATCATGCAGGATAAGGAAAAAATCTTTTGTATCCCAGCGGCAGACTGTATCACCGCTGCGAATTCTATTCTTCAAAACCGTCATCATTTCGTCGGCAGCTTCTTTTATCTCCTCCCCGTTCCCCTCCGAAAGTTCCAGCTTCAGGCGGGATAAATAGGAACTGTGCCATTCTCTTTCCGCTCTGCGCTTTTCTAGCTCAAATATATGCAAAAAAGTCTTTTTATCGCATACCATGGGGCCCGGCGAGGATAAATCATTATCCATCTGATTTCACCCTTTTTTGCTGGCTTTGATGTCTGTTTTATTCATTTGAAATTATAAACTATTCGTCTGCAAAAGTTAATGATATAGCGATAACAGCGATAATGCTGTGATGATGCAAATATTTACCCGGACCGGCTCTTTATTTTCGCGGCCAGGGTTGATACCATATCAATGAACATAAATAAACATAACCCGATGAATACGTTGATTAAAAGAAAAAATTATGATAGGGAAAGAAAGGGAAAAATCAGGGAGGGTAACCAGCTTGCTTGCAGATTATGAGGGGTTTATCTTCGATCTCGACGGTACCATCTATCTGGGTGAAGAGTTGATACCAGGCGCCCGGGAAGTGATAGAGAAAATCAAAAATTTAAATAAGGGCTGTGTGTTTCTCTCCAATAAGCCCATCGCCCGGCGCGAAAATTACGCCGAAAAACTCATCCGGCTGGGAATTGAAACTTCCCCGGAAGGAGTCATCAATTCTTCGCTGGTCACAGCAGACTTTCTGGCCAAAAATTTGCCGGGTGCGGCAGTCTATGTGCTGGGAGAAAATTCTCTGATAGCCGAGCTTGAGGAGGCCGGTCTGGAGGTTGTCAACAAAGAGGGAGAAGCTGAAGGGCATAAGGTGGTCGAGGGGGATTTTACCGGGAAAGGATATGACTTTTTCCGCTTAAACCATGAAAATAAAGATTACGAGGATATCGACTGCCTGGTGGTATCCTTCGATCGCACCCTTCACTACGGCAGGCTCAACGATGCCCTGCAGATTCTGCAGAAGGGAGCGAAGTTTATCGCCACCAATCCCGACACAACCTGTCCGCTGAAGTGCGGGGAAGTCCCCGATGCCGGCTCAATAATAGCTGCGGTGGAGGCTGCCAGCGGCCGCAGGGTGGAGAAAATTATGGGCAAACCTTCAGCTCAGATGATAGAAACCGCCCTGAGTGCGATGAATTCCGGGCGGGAAAATCCGATCTCCCGGGAAGACTGCCTGATGGTGGGCGATAGAATCGGCACCGACATAAAAATGGGAAAGAAAGCCGGCCTGACCACTGCGGCGGTTTTGAGCGGCGTCAGCGATCGCCAGGAGATTGAAAAATCAGAAATTAAGCCGGATCTGGTGCTCGACTCGGTTCGGGAAATGCTGTGAAAAGCTGTAAAAAAAGCTGCCGGGAGACCGGCAGCTTCTGTCCTATCCTTTATTCTCTTTCCTCCAGCAAAATCTCATGGTCCATCAGATCCATCTTCTGTATCTCGGCCTCGATAAACTTCTCCTCTCCCATCAGGCCGGACAGGGTAAGGCCTTCCTTTTCGGGAATGATCTCGCTCACATCTTCCATAAAAAGCTCCTTCTCTCCATCCCTGACGATATAGGCGGTGGACTGGCACATAATTTTTAACCTCCTGTAGATGTTTTTTCTGTTATCGGCAATATTTTTCTAACCCGTTTTCCGGCGCAAAATCTTTTTAACCATCTCTTCCAGACCATTCTCCTCCAGCTCCGGCAGCATCAGCTGCAGCAGCTGATACTGATATAAAAACTCATCCAGCAAAAGCCGAGATTCCTCCTCCTCTAAATGGCCGATCTCCTCCATATAATCTTCCAGTTTCTCAGAAGCCCGGCTGAAAGCCCTGATAAGTTCCTTCACCGGTTTTTCTCTCTTCTCTTCCTCGAGCAGATCGCCCAGATCGGCGGCCGCCTGCTGCCGCTCTCTATCCATCAAAACCGCGCCCACAGCTTCTTCCATCTCCAGATGAAGATGGCGGTTGTAAAGACGGCCTATCTTCTCCACCTCAGCCCGGGTCAAATTGTACTTGATAACAGCCTTTATCAGCTTTTCGGTCAGGACCGGATTGCCGGTGCTGCTGCCCAGGCTTACCGCTCTGCTCACATGCGAAAGCCCCAGCGAACAGTCATCATCGAGCACGGCCTGCTGATACTCCGGCTTGATCTCCAGAATTTTAAGCCACTGGGTTAAAGTGGTGCGCGGCACTCCCAGCCGCAAACTCGCCTCCTTGACCGTGAGATCATGCCTGTCCATATAGCTTTTTATCCCCTGAGCCCTCTCCAGCTCGTCCAAATCCTCACGCTGAATATTCTCGACCAGATTGATCTCCTTAATCTTCTCGGGCTCGATCTCCTCATCGACTATCAGAGCGGCAATATCTCCCTTCTCTTCCTGCTGTTTCATGGCCCGATAGCGCCGCTCGCCGGCTATCAGCTGATAGCGGCTGTCATCTGCCGCCCCCTGCTCTTTATTTCTTCTGACTATCACCGGCTGCAGCTGTCCCAGCTGCTCTATAGAACGGGCCAGATCATCAAGGGCCTCTTCATCAAACTTTTGCCGTGATTGATCCGGCATCACCTCTATATTACTCAACGAAAGAACGGCAAAATTCATCAACCTCGACCTCCTTCGGCCAGACCTTCTCCAGCAGCTGAATAACTGACATCGGCATTATTATCTTCGCGCATTCCCTGGCCGGGATTTGCTGAACTTTTCAGAGATGCTCCTCTTTTGGTGGTGCCCATGACGTTAGTCGGATTTACCGCCTTATCGGTAGAAATCAATATGAATTTATCCACACCCTTTACTATGATAGATCCGGTCAATATTGAGTCAGCTCTCTTTACCGCAGTTATGGGATTCTTCCAGCTCATTCACAAAACTTTCCAGCTCGCTTTCAGTTATGTCTCCGTTCTCCAGCTGCTTTCTGGCCAGCTTCATCAGTTCATCATCGCTCAAGCTCCCGCTAAATTTATCGCCCAGCGGATGAGGGCTGCTCTCCTGCCCGTCTTCATCACTCAAAAAGGAATAGCCGAAATCTTCATCGAAACCAAAGCGCAATATTAAGTAAAATATCAGGCCGATGACCAGAAGACCGCTGACGCCAACCACACTATACCAGCTCCCGTAAGCTTATATCTCCGTATAAACCATTAATCTGCTGCTCTT is part of the Halarsenatibacter silvermanii genome and harbors:
- a CDS encoding Rpn family recombination-promoting nuclease/putative transposase encodes the protein MLKFLDRYDIINKPHDGLFIRALGDAEAAREFIELRLPDKFQERMKLDTIKSEDTSYVDERFDRFSSDRVFSVELEGGQKAYVAYLFEHKSKMERDTIYQLLKYYMAIWDDKMNEDGDIPLIIPILFYHGREDWTAPTKLSELIMGETDWAEEIIPEFECYLYTLEDLVEVMPGMTVPKLRFYIEVLSIVREKGEIFLELFDEFLKNVSEYVERSGEDDFYYSVYLYVLQDKDAEEEIDSAKVIDIARKYEPEGRDRVKTLADELKEEAKQEGFEEGKEKGRREELIDTLVTFLEGRFGVLSEDLEEKIEASSMEDLKKLRENFFNIDSLEEAEEILSE
- a CDS encoding CooT family nickel-binding protein: MCQSTAYIVRDGEKELFMEDVSEIIPEKEGLTLSGLMGEEKFIEAEIQKMDLMDHEILLEERE
- a CDS encoding HAD-IIA family hydrolase is translated as MLADYEGFIFDLDGTIYLGEELIPGAREVIEKIKNLNKGCVFLSNKPIARRENYAEKLIRLGIETSPEGVINSSLVTADFLAKNLPGAAVYVLGENSLIAELEEAGLEVVNKEGEAEGHKVVEGDFTGKGYDFFRLNHENKDYEDIDCLVVSFDRTLHYGRLNDALQILQKGAKFIATNPDTTCPLKCGEVPDAGSIIAAVEAASGRRVEKIMGKPSAQMIETALSAMNSGRENPISREDCLMVGDRIGTDIKMGKKAGLTTAAVLSGVSDRQEIEKSEIKPDLVLDSVREML
- a CDS encoding sodium:solute symporter family protein; this encodes MEELDFVVGWHGVAVLIVWPLIILGMGIYISRFVSKDSKHSFYVAGGGLGTIVLFFTLYASQYSGNTVIGYAPQAYRIGFTWLQSIPFMIVVLAGYMLYAPRLHHISKKHDFITPVDWFQHRFGSELVSFVAVLIMLYGLSNFLLEQLVAIGHAVAGLTAGVVPYQFGVLFLVVIMLLYEWLGGMQAVAIADTFNGVLLLLGVFGLLFFSFTVIGGLGEATEFAAQNFPDRVGAPDTTSAVNWLSMLMLTAFGATMYPHAIQRIYAAESEATLKKSFKRMAWMPFLTTGVVFVVGIIGLKEFPGLGEMEAEELIGMMAARIAGQSGFHYFLMLLLFCGIMGAIMSTADSIILAISSLISNDLYARHINPDASEKKQVLVGKIGGIVLVGLLILVAWFPPGTLYEIFVLKLEIMTQIAPAFMLGLYWERLNGKAVLVGMLVGSIIGGGMTIAGMGTIAGVHGGIIGLAVNFAICVVGSLLLPQSETEKELAEEYTQISA
- a CDS encoding ParB/RepB/Spo0J family partition protein produces the protein MNFAVLSLSNIEVMPDQSRQKFDEEALDDLARSIEQLGQLQPVIVRRNKEQGAADDSRYQLIAGERRYRAMKQQEEKGDIAALIVDEEIEPEKIKEINLVENIQREDLDELERAQGIKSYMDRHDLTVKEASLRLGVPRTTLTQWLKILEIKPEYQQAVLDDDCSLGLSHVSRAVSLGSSTGNPVLTEKLIKAVIKYNLTRAEVEKIGRLYNRHLHLEMEEAVGAVLMDRERQQAAADLGDLLEEEKREKPVKELIRAFSRASEKLEDYMEEIGHLEEEESRLLLDEFLYQYQLLQLMLPELEENGLEEMVKKILRRKTG